One Caulobacter segnis genomic window carries:
- a CDS encoding TetR/AcrR family transcriptional regulator: MTAAKPPSRSGARAGGRGRPSKAKGLDLKETILDAAEGLFARHGFYGVTTRQVAAEAGVDTALIHYYFGAKRELFDAVFLRRAEILNQAREASMDAYVKAHDGAMTVEGVIEAFIDPLLRISQDGGPGWKSYFALVAQVNNTPAWGGETMTRFFDPVVHRLVETLKTVRPQAEYRDLYWCYQFLTGSMMLALSETGRIDSLSEGECHSSDLEAVRQRLFSYCAAGFEAVVDKAGKA; this comes from the coding sequence ATGACCGCAGCCAAGCCCCCATCCCGCTCTGGGGCCCGCGCCGGCGGGCGGGGCCGACCATCCAAGGCCAAGGGCCTGGACCTGAAGGAAACCATCCTCGACGCGGCCGAGGGCCTGTTCGCGCGCCATGGCTTCTACGGCGTGACGACCCGCCAGGTGGCGGCCGAGGCCGGCGTCGACACGGCGCTGATCCACTACTATTTCGGGGCCAAGCGCGAGCTGTTCGACGCGGTGTTCCTGCGCCGGGCCGAGATCCTGAACCAGGCCCGCGAGGCCTCGATGGACGCGTACGTGAAGGCTCACGACGGCGCGATGACCGTCGAGGGGGTCATCGAGGCCTTCATCGATCCGCTGCTGCGCATCTCGCAGGACGGCGGTCCGGGCTGGAAGAGCTACTTCGCCCTGGTGGCCCAGGTGAACAACACGCCCGCCTGGGGCGGTGAGACCATGACCCGGTTCTTCGACCCCGTGGTCCACCGCCTTGTCGAGACCCTGAAGACGGTGCGTCCACAGGCCGAGTACCGCGACCTCTACTGGTGCTACCAGTTCCTGACCGGATCGATGATGCTGGCCCTGTCCGAGACCGGACGGATCGACTCGCTGTCGGAAGGCGAGTGCCATTCCAGCGACCTGGAGGCGGTTCGCCAGCGCCTGTTCTCGTACTGCGCGGCCGGATTCGAGGCCGTCGTCGACAAGGCTGGCAAGGCCTAG
- a CDS encoding TonB-dependent receptor, whose protein sequence is MTSMWKAALLAGAAWSTIAGVASAQQAPAGDNTAVGVEQVVVTARRREENLKDVPVAVSAFSADRLERAGGADITVLQQTTPNITVQTARGSNSTLISYIRGVGQQDPLWGYEPGVGLYVDDVYIYRPQGAVLDIFDIDRIEVLRGPQGTLYGRNTIGGAIKYVTKRLGDEAGGKIRGTYGSYNQTDLLVSAQTPIADTGLSIGGAYALYKRDGYGKNLTTGAEQYDKDVEAWRLSAEWKPTEDLFFRLAYDRVEDDSNPRHGHRETLPTVGAYPILGVYDTQAGLGDKNHVVTKGLSLTGEWNVTDAVTLKSITAHRKGHTQTLIDFDGTPLPTLDVPATYDDGSFSQELQAVYADDNVQGVFGLYYMNSQASGEFDTIAGNLGVSIADGGKVNTQSFAAFFDFSANLTDRFKVSLGARATRDSKRANVFRFFYLGATPSPYQGGAQRPILQVRTNYSAEKTFSQFTPRISASYEINDDLTTYASFSKGYKSGGWDMRGDAFITPQTVNGYKPEVVKTYEAGLKGYALERRVSFSSAIFLSKYTDQQVTTQVVVPSGIASSVDNAGASTLYGAEFEANAKLSQSLSANVALGYIHAKYDTFNRFVPAGAPNPLNPSTTLATGQVINVADLYGFQNTPEWTGNVSLTWRGELAGGGLAITPMVSYRDSYQQFEQPLPALDQKAFTLVDLTAIWTAPGGKYKLALTGKNLTNEKYRTGGYNFGAPTYNNSVIGFYGPPRTVAASVELAF, encoded by the coding sequence ATGACTTCGATGTGGAAAGCCGCGCTGCTGGCTGGCGCGGCGTGGAGCACGATCGCGGGCGTCGCGTCGGCGCAGCAAGCTCCGGCTGGTGACAACACGGCCGTCGGCGTCGAGCAGGTGGTCGTCACCGCCCGCCGTCGCGAGGAAAACCTCAAGGACGTTCCGGTCGCCGTCTCGGCCTTCTCGGCCGATCGGCTGGAGCGCGCGGGCGGCGCGGACATCACCGTCCTGCAGCAGACCACCCCCAACATCACCGTGCAGACCGCCCGGGGCTCGAACTCGACCCTGATCAGCTACATCCGCGGCGTGGGCCAGCAGGATCCGCTGTGGGGCTACGAGCCCGGCGTCGGCCTCTATGTCGACGACGTCTACATCTATCGTCCGCAGGGCGCGGTGCTGGACATCTTCGACATCGACCGCATCGAAGTGCTGCGCGGCCCGCAGGGCACGCTGTACGGCCGCAACACCATCGGCGGCGCCATCAAGTACGTGACCAAGCGCCTGGGCGACGAGGCCGGCGGCAAGATCCGCGGCACGTACGGCAGCTACAACCAGACCGACCTGCTGGTCTCGGCCCAGACCCCGATCGCCGACACCGGCCTGTCGATTGGCGGCGCCTACGCCCTCTACAAGCGCGACGGCTACGGCAAGAACCTGACCACGGGCGCCGAACAGTACGACAAGGACGTCGAGGCCTGGCGCCTGAGCGCCGAGTGGAAGCCGACCGAGGACCTGTTCTTCCGCCTGGCCTACGACCGGGTCGAGGACGACTCCAACCCCCGCCACGGCCACCGCGAGACCCTGCCGACGGTCGGCGCCTATCCGATCCTGGGCGTCTACGACACCCAGGCGGGCCTGGGCGACAAGAACCACGTCGTCACCAAGGGCCTGTCGCTGACCGGCGAGTGGAACGTCACCGACGCTGTGACGCTGAAGTCGATCACCGCCCATCGCAAGGGCCACACCCAGACCCTGATCGACTTCGACGGCACCCCGCTGCCGACCCTGGATGTGCCGGCGACCTATGACGACGGCTCGTTCTCGCAGGAGCTGCAGGCGGTCTACGCGGACGACAACGTCCAGGGCGTGTTCGGCCTCTACTATATGAACAGCCAGGCCTCGGGCGAGTTCGACACCATCGCCGGCAACCTGGGCGTCTCGATCGCCGACGGCGGCAAGGTCAACACCCAGAGCTTCGCGGCCTTCTTCGACTTCAGCGCCAACCTGACCGACCGGTTCAAGGTCTCGCTGGGCGCCCGCGCCACGCGTGACTCCAAGCGCGCCAACGTCTTCCGCTTCTTCTACCTGGGCGCCACGCCCTCGCCGTACCAGGGCGGGGCCCAGCGCCCGATCCTGCAGGTGCGCACCAACTACAGCGCCGAGAAGACCTTCTCGCAGTTCACTCCGCGCATCTCGGCCTCGTACGAGATCAACGACGACCTGACGACCTACGCCTCGTTCTCGAAGGGCTACAAGTCGGGCGGCTGGGACATGCGCGGCGACGCCTTCATCACCCCGCAGACGGTCAACGGCTACAAACCCGAGGTCGTGAAGACCTACGAGGCCGGCCTGAAGGGCTATGCGCTGGAGCGCCGGGTCTCGTTCTCGTCGGCCATCTTCCTGTCCAAGTACACCGACCAGCAGGTCACGACCCAGGTCGTGGTGCCCTCGGGCATCGCCAGCTCGGTCGACAACGCCGGCGCGTCCACCCTGTACGGCGCCGAGTTCGAAGCCAACGCCAAGCTCAGCCAGAGCCTCTCGGCCAATGTCGCCCTGGGCTACATCCACGCCAAGTACGACACCTTCAACCGCTTCGTCCCGGCCGGCGCGCCCAACCCGCTGAACCCGTCGACGACCTTGGCGACCGGCCAGGTGATCAACGTCGCCGACCTCTACGGCTTCCAGAACACGCCGGAATGGACGGGCAATGTCAGCCTGACCTGGCGCGGCGAGCTGGCCGGCGGCGGCCTGGCCATCACCCCGATGGTCAGCTACCGCGACAGCTACCAGCAGTTCGAGCAGCCTCTGCCGGCCCTCGACCAGAAGGCCTTCACCCTGGTGGACCTGACGGCGATCTGGACGGCGCCGGGCGGCAAGTACAAGTTGGCCCTGACCGGCAAGAACCTGACCAACGAGAAGTACCGCACCGGCGGCTACAACTTCGGGGCGCCGACCTACAACAACTCGGTGATCGGCTTCTACGGTCCGCCGCGCACGGTGGCCGCCTCGGTCGAACTGGCGTTCTAA
- a CDS encoding spinster family MFS transporter — MSENENQASVKPSGYRYVVLAMLVLAYTFNFLDRQILGILAKPIKDEFGLTDAQFGLMGGLAFALLYTTLAIPIAWLADRFSRVWIMTAALTLWSGFTALCGVVGSFSHLFLARMGVGIGEAGGVAPAYSLIADYFPKHQRARALAAYAFGIPLGTAAGTLVGGLLAVHYGWRTAFIVVGALGVLLAPLFRLVVRDPPRGGADRAPGAPPVAPAPAAPLSQVARLLAAKPSFWLLSLGAASSSVCGYGVAAWLPSFFMRSLGLTLAQTAWYYSGIAFLGGAVGIWLGGVMADRLGAKSKAGYPLTPAVAFLISVPCFLLAMNSGAMVGGLGPQAALAIAFAIFLIPTGLNLTWLGPITAAVQHLAPAPMRTTASALFLLINNLLGIAVGLYYFGKVSDLLKPVFGAESLRWAIYTGMGFYLLAALLFFLASRRLDRDWVD; from the coding sequence ATGAGCGAGAACGAAAACCAGGCTTCGGTGAAGCCGTCGGGCTATCGCTACGTGGTCCTGGCCATGCTGGTCCTGGCCTACACCTTCAACTTTCTGGACCGGCAGATTCTCGGCATCCTGGCCAAGCCGATCAAGGACGAGTTCGGCCTGACCGACGCCCAGTTCGGCCTGATGGGCGGCCTGGCCTTCGCGCTGCTCTACACCACTCTGGCCATCCCGATCGCGTGGCTGGCCGACCGCTTCAGCCGCGTCTGGATCATGACCGCCGCCCTGACCCTGTGGAGCGGCTTCACGGCCCTGTGCGGCGTGGTCGGCAGCTTTTCCCACCTGTTCCTGGCCCGAATGGGCGTGGGCATCGGCGAGGCCGGCGGGGTGGCTCCGGCCTATTCGCTGATCGCCGACTATTTCCCCAAGCATCAGCGCGCCCGGGCGCTGGCGGCCTACGCCTTCGGCATCCCGCTGGGCACGGCGGCCGGTACGCTGGTCGGCGGGCTGCTGGCTGTCCACTACGGCTGGCGCACGGCCTTCATCGTGGTCGGGGCGCTGGGCGTGCTGCTGGCTCCGCTGTTCCGCCTGGTCGTGCGCGATCCGCCGCGCGGCGGCGCCGACCGCGCGCCGGGCGCGCCGCCGGTCGCCCCCGCGCCGGCCGCGCCGCTTTCCCAGGTGGCCCGGCTGCTGGCGGCCAAGCCCAGCTTCTGGCTGCTCTCGCTGGGCGCGGCCTCGTCGTCGGTCTGCGGCTACGGCGTCGCGGCCTGGCTGCCGTCGTTCTTCATGCGCAGCCTGGGCCTGACCCTGGCCCAGACGGCCTGGTACTATTCGGGCATCGCCTTCCTGGGCGGCGCCGTCGGCATCTGGCTGGGCGGGGTGATGGCCGACCGGCTGGGCGCCAAGTCCAAGGCCGGCTATCCGCTGACCCCGGCGGTGGCCTTCCTGATCTCGGTCCCCTGCTTCCTGCTGGCGATGAACAGCGGGGCGATGGTTGGCGGACTGGGTCCGCAAGCCGCGCTCGCCATCGCCTTCGCCATCTTCCTGATCCCCACCGGCCTGAACCTGACCTGGCTGGGCCCGATCACGGCGGCCGTGCAGCACCTGGCGCCGGCCCCGATGCGGACCACGGCCTCGGCCCTGTTCCTGCTGATCAACAACCTGCTGGGCATCGCCGTCGGGCTCTACTATTTCGGCAAGGTCTCGGACCTGCTGAAGCCGGTGTTCGGGGCGGAATCCCTGCGCTGGGCCATCTATACCGGCATGGGCTTCTACCTGCTGGCGGCCCTGCTGTTCTTCCTGGCCTCGCGCCGCCTGGACCGCGACTGGGTGGACTAG